CTTCAAGTGTAACCTCTCCGTTGGGTCCTGAGCCTTGTATCTTTGAGAGATCTATATCATATTGCTCAGCGATCATTCTAACTTCTTCCCTCACCACTTCAACTCCCCTCGGTTTCTATTATTGCTATAACTTCACCTACAGAAACTTCATCACCGATATCATGAAGGATCTGCACCAAAACCCCAGAAGCTGGAGCTTTCACTTCTCCGGTTAACTTCTCAGACTCCACTATAGCGATTATTTCCTCTTTCTCTACTTTTTCTCCAACCTTCTTTTTCCACTCTATGATAGTCCCTTTTTTCATGGTCATACCTAATTTTGGCATAATGACATTTACACTTGACATAGATATCACCATATCGCTATTTTAACTTGATCTTAATAAACTTTTGGAATAAAAATAGAAAAGTATATATACTTCCTCTTTAAGAAAGTCACAATGTTTAGTTGTGTTGTGGTTCAATAACCTCCTTACAAAATAAGCTCTTCTTCAAATCTATAATGATTAGAGGGGAGGGAGATGGCTGAGATCCCAAAAGAAAAACTGTTGTGGATATATGAAGCAATGGTTAAGATAAGGGAACATGAAGAGCGGGTTGCAGAACTTTTCGCTCAAGGCAAGATACCAGGGTTCGTTCACTTATACATTGGAGAAGAGGCAGTAGCAACGGGAGTAATGGCTCACCTAAGAAAGGACGATTTTATAACGAGTACTCACAGAGGGCATGGACATTTTATTGCAAAAGGGGGCAACATTAAGGCCTCAATGGCGGAGTTATTTGGAAAAGCTACTGGGATATGCAAAGGAAAAGGAGGATCAATGCACATAGCTGATTTGGATGTCGGCGAGCTAGGAGCAAATGGTATAGTCGGCGGTGGAATTCCTCATGCGGTAGGCGCAGCATTAGGGATAAAGCTAAATGGTTTAGACAGTGTCGCTGTGGCGTTCTTTGGAGATGGAGCATCTAACCAGCAAAACTTCCACGAGGCAATAAACCTTGCTGCGATTTGGAAACTT
This genomic stretch from Thermococcus sp. EP1 harbors:
- a CDS encoding biotin/lipoyl-containing protein: MSSVNVIMPKLGMTMKKGTIIEWKKKVGEKVEKEEIIAIVESEKLTGEVKAPASGVLVQILHDIGDEVSVGEVIAIIETEGS
- a CDS encoding thiamine pyrophosphate-dependent dehydrogenase E1 component subunit alpha, encoding MAEIPKEKLLWIYEAMVKIREHEERVAELFAQGKIPGFVHLYIGEEAVATGVMAHLRKDDFITSTHRGHGHFIAKGGNIKASMAELFGKATGICKGKGGSMHIADLDVGELGANGIVGGGIPHAVGAALGIKLNGLDSVAVAFFGDGASNQQNFHEAINLAAIWKLPVVFVCENNLYQISLPYSKQQVIKSVAERAAAYGIPGVSVDGQDVFAVYEVAKEAIERARRGEGPTLIEAKTYRFRGHFEGDPEIYRSRDEVKWWRENKDPIVIFERTVLEKGLLSKEELEGIKEKVKNEIEESIRFAEESPWPKPEEVLEDVFSTPTKGVLVWQW